The following proteins are co-located in the Clavibacter capsici genome:
- a CDS encoding MinD/ParA family ATP-binding protein has product MRGTLTRLGIRMSPSEAERREREWTRLVSQHWPGPRTVAVVNGKGGVGKTMSTICLASVFARHGGAGVLAWDNNQTRGTLGWSTEQGPHDASILDLLPQVDRLLGTGAQSADLAHFVHHQTRDRYDVLRSKPEVLATQQRFDDTTVDLIHAVAAKFYRLVLIDSGNDETDPMWLRAIERADQIVVPTIGEAKAAESAALLIEGLAERGGHFADLAERAVVVVSAHKHDLAPAELAKISDGFAPLARDVVTVPYDPALGADVLNYGALRASTQRAWLRAGAAVARGL; this is encoded by the coding sequence ATGCGCGGCACCCTCACGCGGCTCGGGATCCGCATGTCGCCGTCCGAGGCCGAGCGCCGCGAGCGCGAGTGGACCCGTCTCGTCAGCCAGCACTGGCCCGGCCCCCGCACGGTCGCGGTCGTCAACGGCAAGGGCGGCGTGGGCAAGACCATGTCCACGATCTGCCTCGCCTCGGTGTTCGCGCGCCACGGCGGAGCGGGCGTCCTCGCCTGGGACAACAACCAGACGCGCGGCACCCTCGGCTGGAGCACGGAGCAGGGGCCGCACGACGCGAGCATCCTCGACCTCCTGCCGCAGGTCGACCGGCTCCTCGGCACGGGCGCGCAGTCCGCGGACCTCGCGCACTTCGTCCACCACCAGACCCGCGACCGCTACGACGTGCTCCGCTCCAAGCCCGAGGTGCTCGCCACCCAGCAGCGGTTCGACGACACCACGGTCGACCTGATCCACGCGGTCGCCGCCAAGTTCTACCGCCTGGTGCTCATCGACTCGGGCAACGACGAGACCGACCCGATGTGGCTGCGCGCCATCGAGCGCGCCGACCAGATCGTGGTGCCCACCATCGGCGAGGCGAAGGCGGCGGAGTCGGCGGCGCTGCTCATCGAGGGGCTCGCGGAGCGCGGCGGGCACTTCGCGGACCTCGCGGAGCGCGCGGTCGTGGTGGTCAGCGCGCACAAGCACGACCTGGCCCCCGCCGAGCTCGCCAAGATCTCCGACGGCTTCGCGCCGCTCGCCCGGGACGTGGTCACGGTGCCCTACGACCCGGCGCTCGGCGCGGACGTCCTCAACTACGGCGCGCTCCGGGCGTCCACGCAGCGGGCCTGGCTCCGCGCGGGGGCGGCCGTGGCCCGGGGCCTCTGA
- a CDS encoding glycosyltransferase family 2 protein yields MLIPSAGRAAELAVTLSGLAGQDDPPFRVIVSDQSPGFRASVEPSVQGMVRVLRAQGREVEVVAHLPRRGIAEHRASLLARATADAVLFLDDDVWLEPGMLRRMHDALVTLDIGFVGAAVQGLSYLDDRRVHEAAAFTPWGDAVEPERIRRGTPGFDRWPLHNAANLAHIAADLDLEVDTWLAYRIAWVGGCVLYRRDALVGTGGFDFWERLPERHSGEDVAAQWRVMERFGGAGIVPSGAVHLEAPTTLPVREVDAFDVLFAEEQPEPPVAHESSDPQEEHLGDVPPEESTRYVGGADLRADRS; encoded by the coding sequence GTGCTGATCCCGAGCGCCGGCCGCGCGGCCGAGCTCGCCGTGACGCTCTCGGGCCTCGCCGGGCAGGACGACCCGCCGTTCCGGGTGATCGTCAGCGACCAGTCCCCCGGCTTCCGCGCGTCCGTCGAACCCAGCGTGCAGGGCATGGTCCGCGTGCTCCGAGCGCAGGGCCGCGAGGTCGAGGTGGTGGCGCACCTCCCGCGCCGCGGGATCGCCGAGCACCGGGCGTCGCTGCTCGCGCGCGCCACCGCCGACGCCGTGCTGTTCCTCGACGACGACGTGTGGCTCGAGCCCGGCATGCTGCGCCGGATGCACGACGCCCTCGTGACGCTCGACATCGGCTTCGTGGGCGCCGCCGTGCAGGGCCTCAGCTACCTCGACGACCGCCGGGTGCACGAGGCCGCCGCCTTCACGCCGTGGGGCGACGCGGTCGAACCGGAGCGCATCCGCCGCGGCACCCCGGGCTTCGACCGATGGCCGCTGCACAACGCCGCGAACCTGGCCCACATCGCGGCGGACCTCGACCTCGAGGTCGACACCTGGCTCGCCTACCGGATCGCGTGGGTCGGCGGCTGCGTGCTCTACCGCCGCGACGCGCTCGTGGGCACCGGCGGCTTCGACTTCTGGGAGCGGCTGCCCGAGCGGCACTCCGGCGAGGACGTCGCGGCGCAGTGGCGGGTGATGGAGCGCTTCGGCGGCGCGGGCATCGTCCCGAGCGGTGCCGTGCACCTCGAGGCGCCGACCACGCTTCCCGTCCGCGAGGTCGACGCGTTCGACGTGCTGTTCGCCGAGGAGCAGCCGGAGCCGCCCGTGGCGCACGAGTCGTCGGATCCCCAGGAAGAGCACCTAGGCGACGTGCCGCCGGAGGAGTCGACTCGATACGTGGGCGGTGCGGACCTCCGCGCCGACCGCTCCTGA
- a CDS encoding DUF2087 domain-containing protein: protein MDLIDPRRLAGVLADPEMRAAYARVVLGSDLDDALAHLSPARRRKAQAALTGSGLVAVDADGTASAPDAVFRAILAQQPATPPAQGVERFLRDGRIAQWPAGPADLDALLRHVVAQVLDPHEVLDEKALTERLLRITDDHALLRRHLVDAGLVLRTRSGSEYARPADEPA, encoded by the coding sequence ATGGACCTGATCGACCCCCGACGCCTCGCCGGCGTCCTCGCCGACCCGGAGATGCGCGCCGCGTACGCGCGCGTCGTGCTCGGATCCGATCTCGACGACGCCCTCGCCCACCTCTCCCCCGCTCGCCGGAGGAAGGCGCAGGCCGCGCTCACCGGCTCGGGCCTCGTCGCGGTCGACGCCGACGGCACCGCGTCCGCACCCGACGCCGTCTTCCGCGCGATCCTCGCCCAGCAGCCCGCGACCCCGCCCGCCCAGGGCGTCGAGCGCTTCCTCCGCGACGGCCGCATCGCGCAGTGGCCGGCTGGCCCCGCCGACCTCGACGCACTGCTCCGGCACGTCGTCGCCCAGGTGCTGGATCCGCACGAGGTGCTCGACGAGAAGGCCCTGACCGAGCGCCTGCTGCGCATCACCGACGACCACGCGCTGCTCCGCCGCCACCTCGTGGACGCGGGCCTCGTGCTGCGGACGCGATCGGGATCCGAGTACGCGCGGCCGGCGGACGAGCCGGCCTAG
- a CDS encoding DUF2795 domain-containing protein has product MAINPIELQKHLSGLDYPASKDAIVTKAEESGADSDTLDALRGIADKEYDAPTAINSAVSDAS; this is encoded by the coding sequence ATGGCCATCAACCCCATCGAGCTCCAGAAGCACCTCAGCGGCCTCGACTACCCGGCGTCCAAGGACGCGATCGTGACGAAGGCGGAGGAGTCGGGCGCCGACTCCGACACCCTCGACGCTCTCCGCGGCATCGCCGACAAGGAGTACGACGCTCCCACGGCGATCAACTCGGCGGTCTCCGACGCGAGCTGA
- a CDS encoding DUF6668 family protein has protein sequence MSDSGNPWVVGAPAVVDAPGSDAPPLTRRERLRGPRAPQPATVAAPAAADRLPVRRTDETAGLWWVGAHGGAGETTLARLAAGSRAADHAWPAPAAGSPASRVVVVARTDHSGLLAAQRVAREWASGQVAGLVELVGLVLVADAPGRRPKELRQLEQLVAGGYPRAWTLPWIDAWRLGPADPADMGREHQRLLADLQLTASPR, from the coding sequence ATGAGCGACAGCGGGAATCCATGGGTCGTCGGCGCGCCCGCGGTCGTCGACGCACCCGGATCCGACGCCCCGCCCCTCACCCGCCGTGAGCGCCTCCGCGGCCCACGCGCACCCCAGCCGGCCACCGTCGCCGCCCCGGCCGCGGCCGACCGCCTCCCCGTCCGGCGCACGGACGAGACCGCCGGTCTCTGGTGGGTCGGTGCCCACGGCGGCGCCGGCGAGACGACGCTCGCGCGCCTCGCCGCCGGATCCCGCGCCGCCGACCACGCCTGGCCCGCGCCTGCCGCCGGATCCCCCGCATCGCGCGTGGTCGTCGTCGCCCGCACCGACCACTCCGGCCTGCTGGCTGCGCAGCGGGTCGCCCGCGAGTGGGCGTCGGGCCAGGTCGCGGGCCTCGTCGAGCTGGTCGGCCTCGTGCTCGTGGCGGATGCGCCGGGCCGCCGCCCCAAGGAGCTGCGGCAGCTCGAGCAGCTGGTCGCCGGCGGGTACCCGCGCGCATGGACCCTGCCGTGGATCGACGCGTGGCGCCTCGGTCCCGCGGATCCCGCCGACATGGGCCGCGAGCACCAGCGGCTCCTCGCCGACCTGCAGCTCACCGCTTCCCCCCGCTAG
- a CDS encoding M23 family metallopeptidase, protein MNGGGKGVLVLIGTPAALMGMIVFLVLFGFGGDDASACTTQGAASSSTGPRTPVDGYAGDQLDNAAAIMDAAAGLGLSRQAQVLGVMAAMGESSLRNISYGDGARNPDGSIADSIGLFQQQSSWGTVQERLDPPTSAKLFLTRLQTVKGWESLEPTLAIHEVQINKDPYHYRRFQQPAEDVVAQLSGAAAAAPAASPAATGTPDPSATPATAAPAGGCSAGGTVLPLKAPFDQTSGYGPRVSPTAGASSWHPANDYQTRESGSASGRSGYSCGSPVLAAQAGSVTTAGGYTMSIRSAAGYTISYLHMYEPDMEVHVGDTVTAGQEIGKVGSNGPSTGCHLDIRIDARGSTDARVSALPQSQTQGAPVSGYVDPEAFFGVFGVTLCGGECRHATA, encoded by the coding sequence GTGAACGGCGGCGGCAAGGGGGTCCTCGTCCTCATCGGCACGCCCGCCGCGCTGATGGGGATGATCGTCTTCCTCGTGCTCTTCGGCTTCGGCGGCGACGACGCGTCCGCCTGCACGACGCAGGGCGCGGCGTCCTCGTCGACCGGGCCGCGCACGCCCGTCGACGGCTACGCCGGGGACCAGCTCGACAACGCCGCCGCGATCATGGACGCCGCCGCCGGACTCGGCCTGTCCCGGCAGGCGCAGGTGCTGGGGGTCATGGCCGCGATGGGGGAGTCGTCGCTGCGGAACATCTCCTACGGCGACGGCGCGCGGAACCCCGACGGATCCATCGCCGACTCGATCGGCCTGTTCCAGCAGCAGTCGTCCTGGGGCACGGTTCAGGAGCGGCTCGATCCGCCGACGAGCGCGAAGCTGTTCCTCACCCGGCTGCAGACCGTGAAGGGGTGGGAGTCGCTCGAGCCGACCCTCGCGATCCACGAGGTGCAGATCAACAAGGACCCGTACCACTACCGCAGGTTCCAGCAGCCGGCCGAGGACGTGGTCGCGCAGCTGTCCGGCGCCGCGGCGGCAGCGCCGGCGGCGAGCCCCGCCGCGACCGGGACGCCGGATCCCTCGGCCACGCCCGCGACCGCCGCGCCCGCCGGCGGCTGCTCGGCGGGCGGTACCGTGCTGCCGCTGAAGGCGCCCTTCGACCAGACCTCCGGCTACGGCCCGCGCGTCAGCCCGACGGCGGGCGCGTCCTCCTGGCACCCGGCGAACGACTACCAGACGCGGGAGAGCGGATCCGCGTCAGGCCGCTCCGGCTACTCCTGCGGGTCGCCCGTGCTCGCCGCCCAGGCCGGCAGCGTCACCACGGCGGGCGGCTACACGATGTCGATCCGGTCGGCGGCGGGCTACACGATCAGCTACCTGCACATGTACGAGCCGGACATGGAGGTGCACGTCGGCGACACGGTGACCGCCGGCCAGGAGATCGGCAAGGTGGGGTCGAACGGGCCGTCCACGGGCTGCCACCTCGACATCCGGATCGACGCGCGCGGATCCACCGACGCCCGGGTCAGCGCGCTGCCGCAGTCGCAGACGCAGGGCGCGCCCGTGAGCGGGTACGTGGATCCGGAGGCCTTCTTCGGCGTGTTCGGCGTGACGCTCTGCGGCGGGGAGTGCCGGCATGCGACCGCGTGA
- a CDS encoding zeta toxin family protein, whose product MHAVGGIDHLTVLRQLSREGGPLAPDARSASTENPAWYRAGRPTATRAVMHERLMSDAEASMPELGTDRRAVVLAGPPGAGKTSTRERALGHEATRFLVVDADEFKGRLLREAIADGSYESWIKPAAVREREAAGERFHPMELSSLVHAESSYLADEQRARALRAGKNVVIDTVLSSDTKARRIMGELERAGYDVQVIDVEVPREVSEERIRKRWREGNERADMGEGLGGRWVPSEFGAWVYGEPGGRSRPEANARMVAEESPAVSRYRVYWKTAEQEREDPRAPATLETDMTRAIRGGPLVPTRSVPAADVPQARPLPGITRAGRTAPGRAGPVRVDRGR is encoded by the coding sequence ATGCACGCCGTTGGCGGCATCGATCACCTGACCGTCCTGCGGCAGCTCTCCCGGGAGGGCGGCCCGCTCGCGCCGGACGCGAGAAGCGCGTCGACGGAGAACCCGGCGTGGTACCGGGCGGGCCGGCCGACGGCTACGCGCGCGGTCATGCACGAGCGCCTGATGTCGGACGCCGAGGCTTCGATGCCGGAGCTGGGGACGGACAGACGGGCGGTCGTCCTGGCGGGGCCGCCCGGTGCGGGGAAGACCTCGACGCGGGAGCGCGCGCTGGGGCATGAGGCCACGCGCTTCCTGGTCGTCGATGCGGATGAGTTCAAGGGGCGGCTGCTGAGGGAGGCGATCGCGGATGGGAGCTACGAGTCGTGGATCAAGCCGGCCGCCGTGCGAGAGCGCGAGGCGGCGGGCGAGCGCTTCCACCCGATGGAGTTGTCCTCGCTCGTCCATGCGGAGTCCTCGTACCTCGCGGACGAGCAGAGGGCACGAGCCCTGAGAGCGGGGAAGAACGTCGTCATCGACACCGTCTTGAGCTCGGACACGAAGGCGCGCCGGATCATGGGCGAGTTGGAGCGGGCCGGGTACGACGTCCAGGTCATCGACGTGGAGGTGCCGCGGGAGGTGTCGGAGGAGCGGATCCGGAAGCGGTGGCGCGAGGGCAACGAGCGCGCGGACATGGGCGAGGGGCTCGGGGGTCGGTGGGTGCCGAGCGAGTTCGGGGCGTGGGTGTACGGGGAGCCGGGTGGCAGGTCGCGGCCGGAGGCGAACGCGCGGATGGTGGCGGAGGAGTCGCCGGCGGTGTCGCGGTACCGCGTGTACTGGAAGACGGCGGAGCAGGAGCGGGAGGATCCGCGTGCGCCGGCGACCCTGGAGACGGACATGACGCGGGCGATCCGGGGTGGGCCGCTGGTGCCGACGCGGTCGGTGCCGGCGGCGGACGTGCCGCAGGCGAGGCCGCTGCCCGGGATCACGCGAGCGGGCAGGACAGCACCGGGTCGGGCCGGACCGGTGCGCGTCGATCGCGGGCGCTAG
- a CDS encoding helix-turn-helix domain-containing protein — MADRDPWDDLPATLRSADLQRLLGIGQTTVSLWFAKGTIPGHRISHSWIAFRSEVREWLESTSTVPVPPHEPYPHPLDAYPDHLTHRHLMELFQKSRPAILGWLRDGVIPAMRPGGRWLIEKAAVRRLLEETSNQRADFVPKGGRAAS, encoded by the coding sequence ATGGCAGACCGAGACCCCTGGGACGACCTCCCGGCGACGCTGCGCTCCGCCGACCTGCAACGCCTGCTCGGCATCGGGCAGACGACCGTGAGCCTCTGGTTCGCGAAGGGCACCATCCCCGGGCACCGCATCTCGCACTCCTGGATCGCGTTCCGCTCCGAGGTGCGCGAGTGGCTCGAGTCGACGTCGACCGTGCCGGTGCCGCCGCACGAGCCGTACCCGCATCCGCTCGACGCGTACCCGGACCACCTCACCCACCGCCACCTCATGGAGCTGTTCCAGAAGAGCCGGCCGGCGATCCTCGGCTGGCTGCGCGACGGCGTGATCCCGGCCATGCGCCCCGGCGGACGCTGGCTGATCGAGAAGGCGGCCGTCCGCCGGCTCCTCGAGGAGACGAGCAACCAGCGGGCCGACTTCGTCCCGAAGGGCGGCCGCGCCGCGAGCTGA
- a CDS encoding type IV secretion system protein codes for MAGDTLQQLVHDAVTTYGNVVASLGTMWVHVPSPQFTKGDSSTDGYTPNSTVTSDFDTLLGYIAWIGLIVAVLSIIGFAMLYMRARSEDTGMDSLGRLGVVLAGVFLITSASSLVAWVIPHSAPDGSSSTVGFLQNSTWYIVLAMAVGSVVLAGIRLAWTQRTQPIGELVRSLVTLVMVSTIGLTVIQLAVQIGDVFSVGVLNAATSCDVSVVEGNCFGRNIAALIFLTDQSPLGAIGILILALIAVLITYVQIAMMVVRSAMLVLLAGILPLTASFTNTPTGNQWFRKSLGWLTAFILYKPAAALVYAAAFRLIGTDLFAKDDQGPWSILTGMALMLIALIALPALMRFIAPMVAPAGGVSGAAVAGAVMGGAGEAASGAIKQAGSMASRSNGGGGGAGGGAASGPSGAANASAGARSGTAAKGAAAGAKAGAGAGASGAAAGGAAGGAAAAGAAVAGPVGLAALGVAKLAEGAKKAAHATKGAVEDAAGEGPSGAR; via the coding sequence GTGGCTGGAGACACCCTCCAGCAGCTCGTGCACGACGCCGTGACGACCTACGGGAACGTCGTCGCCTCGCTCGGCACGATGTGGGTGCACGTGCCGAGCCCGCAGTTCACGAAGGGCGACTCCTCGACCGACGGCTACACGCCCAACTCGACCGTCACGAGCGACTTCGACACGCTGCTCGGGTACATCGCGTGGATCGGGCTCATCGTGGCCGTCCTCTCGATCATCGGATTCGCGATGCTCTACATGCGCGCCCGGTCGGAGGACACCGGGATGGACAGCCTGGGCCGGCTCGGCGTCGTGCTCGCCGGGGTGTTCCTCATCACCAGCGCCTCCTCGCTCGTCGCGTGGGTCATCCCGCACTCCGCTCCCGACGGATCCAGCTCGACCGTGGGCTTCCTGCAGAACTCGACCTGGTACATCGTGCTCGCCATGGCGGTGGGATCCGTGGTGCTCGCGGGCATCCGCCTCGCGTGGACGCAGCGCACGCAGCCCATCGGCGAGCTGGTCCGCTCGCTGGTCACGCTCGTGATGGTCTCGACCATCGGGCTCACGGTGATCCAGCTCGCCGTCCAGATCGGCGACGTGTTCTCGGTCGGCGTGCTCAACGCCGCCACCAGCTGCGACGTCAGCGTCGTCGAGGGCAACTGCTTCGGCCGCAACATCGCCGCGCTCATCTTCCTCACGGACCAGTCGCCGCTCGGCGCCATCGGGATCCTCATCCTCGCGCTCATCGCCGTCCTCATCACGTACGTGCAGATCGCGATGATGGTGGTCCGGTCCGCGATGCTGGTGCTGCTCGCGGGGATCCTGCCGCTCACCGCGAGCTTCACGAACACGCCGACCGGGAACCAGTGGTTCCGCAAGTCCCTCGGATGGCTCACCGCGTTCATCCTCTACAAGCCCGCCGCCGCGCTCGTCTACGCGGCCGCGTTCCGGCTCATCGGCACCGATCTGTTCGCGAAGGACGACCAGGGACCGTGGTCGATCCTCACCGGGATGGCGCTGATGCTCATCGCGCTCATCGCGCTGCCCGCGCTCATGCGGTTCATCGCGCCGATGGTCGCGCCGGCCGGCGGGGTGTCGGGCGCGGCGGTCGCGGGAGCCGTGATGGGCGGGGCCGGCGAGGCTGCCTCCGGAGCGATCAAGCAGGCCGGATCCATGGCGAGCAGGTCCAACGGCGGGGGCGGCGGCGCGGGCGGCGGAGCCGCGTCCGGACCCTCCGGCGCCGCCAACGCGAGCGCCGGCGCACGCAGCGGCACCGCGGCCAAGGGCGCGGCGGCCGGAGCCAAGGCCGGCGCCGGCGCCGGCGCGAGCGGCGCGGCAGCGGGCGGCGCAGCAGGCGGAGCGGCCGCCGCGGGAGCAGCCGTCGCGGGCCCCGTCGGGCTCGCCGCGCTCGGCGTCGCGAAGCTCGCCGAGGGCGCCAAGAAGGCCGCGCACGCCACCAAGGGCGCCGTCGAGGACGCCGCGGGAGAGGGCCCCTCGGGGGCCAGGTAG